The following coding sequences lie in one Fusarium poae strain DAOMC 252244 chromosome 1, whole genome shotgun sequence genomic window:
- a CDS encoding hypothetical protein (SECRETED:SignalP(1-20)) has product MPPVRLFPFLLASLFGASIALQDDQIQPESWCITYLSTYLVPVSRGNTRPTTGSAEGTIFPENSETPLTSSTDLAIPSTVSVPDNVIIITSVPSQTTKFPIPEASGRSVILRVVPESQDTKRDLQARAVGGFVGSQSETCAAATVFNLVQGRLLDGTLPIYYNGESSKELRGNPGALPRGAVTETFADKDGFLRFFNSALPNAEAGFCQDTKSGQVYVTFTGSPSGCQTIRLSIIEVDECPDSDASSSTSSQTASTPLLSAYTSVLLGTTSYSDAVASTTTKDIQMGSSATDIPIFTSEVVPVFTSSMRFYNSSSSIIIATQPDLSQTSSTLDTSTTVTDFPVPSPLSSSTPDPESLSTDALSTDALSTDALSTDALSTDALSTDALSTDALSTDALSSDALSSDVSVASEELSSAFEPSTTAMPTTTDSPITIVISSGTDSTASAGVDSSTTSGLSYSLKTDTSTLSDLPLDTSSSFDASSTVLSTAETNLFTTTAADTTTSTTTSSEPTRTRACPEGLSDPLTLFNGERPSDNGVESVVVPFQVPLYGATSDEIYVSPNGLVTLRGSLGADSVPYLAFLPDENIESLAIFPYWIDMIVSEGSGAEVTYQVEQTPNEPGVLTIDWCVFATSDETAPYHFQMVISEDQQTPITFFYYTIQPGGTLATIGAQNRDMDQWVQYYGAIPDRTFMEVNTAGDGDIRTGQF; this is encoded by the exons ATGCCTCCCGTTCGTTTGTTCCCTTTCTTACTTGCAAGTCTCTTCGGTGCGTCCATTGCTCTTCAAGATGACCAAATACAACCTGAATCCTGGTGTATAACATATCTATCAACTTATTTGGTCCCCGTATCACGGGGTAACACTCGCCCAACGACTGGTTCTGCTGAGGGAACCATTTTCCCAGAAAATTCTGAAACGCCTTTGACATCATCTACAGATCTGGCTATCCCCTCAACTGTCTCTGTTCCTGACAATGTAATCATTATCACTTCGGTCCCAAGCCAAACTACTAAATTTCCTATCCCTGAAGCCAGTGGCCGATCAGTGATATTGCGCGTCGTTCCAGAATCGCAGGACACCAAACGAGACCTACAGGCCAGGGCAGTTGGCGGTTTTGTTGGCAGTCAGTCAGAAACCTGTGCTGCTGCCACTGTCTTCAACCTCGTGCAAGGTCGTCTGTTGGATGGGACATTGCCCATATACTACAACGGCGAGAGTTCCAAGGAGCTACGCGGCAACCCGGGAGCATTGCCTCGAGGGGCTGTTACTGAGACCTTTGCTGATAAGGATGGATTCCTGCGATTTTTCAACTCAGCCCTCCCAAATGCTGAGGCAGGCTTCTGCCAAGACACCAAGAGCGGTCAAGTCTATGTTACTTTCACTGGATCGCCTTCAGGTTGCCAAACTATAAGGCTTTCTATTATCGAAG TTGACGAATGCCCAGATAGCGATGCATCCTCAAGTACTTCTTCTCAAACTGCCAGTACACCTCTGCTATCAGCGTATACATCTGTATTACTCGGAACTACGTCTTACTCCGACGCAGTGGCTTCTACGACCACAAAAGATATTCAGATGGGTTCTTCCGCAACAGATATTCCAATTTTCACTTCTGAGGTCGTACCTGTCTTTACGAGCTCTATGCGATTTTATAACAGCTCTTCGTCTATCATAATCGCAACACAACCTGATCTTAGTCAAACATCTTCTACGTTGGACACTTCGACCACTGTCACAGATTTCCCAGTTCCATCTCCGCTGAGCTCCAGCACCCCAGACCCGGAGAGCCTATCCACGGATGCACTATCCACGGATGCACTATCCACGGATGCACTATCCACGGATGCACTATCCACGGATGCACTATCCACGGATGCACTATCCACGGATGCACTTTCCACGGATGCACTTTCCTCGGATGCACTGTCCTCAGATGTCTCAGTAGCGTCGGAAGAACTATCTTCTGCCTTTGAACCATCTACAACTGCCATGCCAACTACTACGGATTCTCCGATTACAATTGTCATTAGCTCTGGTACCGACTCCACGGCAAGCGCTGGTGTTGACTCTTCTACTACGTCTGGATTATCCTACAGTCTAAAGACTGATACCAGCACACTATCCGATCTGCCATTGGATACCAGTTCATCTTTCGACGCGAGCTCAACTGTCCTTTCAACTGCTGAAACTAATCTGTTCACCACGACAGCTGCCGATACCACAACCTCAACCACTACAAGCTCTGAGCCGACGCGAACACGCGCATGTCCAGAGGGCTTGTCTGATCCGCTGACACTATTCAATGGCGAGAGGCCATCTGACAATGGTGTCGAATCGGTCGTGGTCCCTTTCCAGGTACCGCTCTACGGTGCAACCAGTGATGAGATCTATGTTAGCCCCAATGGACTTGTTACACTCAGAGGCTCCCTCGGGGCCGATTCAGTCCCCTATCTGGCCTTCCTGCCAGATGAAAATATTGAGTCACTGGCTATTTTCCCTTACTGGATCGACATGATAGTTTCTGAAGGTTCAGGGGCTGAGGTTACATACCAGGTTGAGCAGACTCCTAATGAACCAGGGGTGTTGACCATAGATTGGTGTGTTTTCGCTACATCAGATGAAACTGCGCCATACCACTTTCAAATGGTAATCTCAGAGGATCAGCAGACCCCAATCACCTTCTTCTACTATACTATCCAGCCTGGAGGAACTCTTGCTACTATCGGTGCCCAAAATCGTGACATGGATCAGTGGGTGCAGTATTATGGTGCTATCCCAGATAGAACGTTCATGGAAGTTAATACGGCCGGTGACGGAGATATAAGGACTGGTCAGTTTTAA
- a CDS encoding hypothetical protein (TransMembrane:1 (o494-513i)), which translates to MATLPHHLLRQQPLPLHPPAADLKLILPRQNPEEVRSYNYFIQVTAPSLSGAFYADFWLVEVPRVCLFDAAIWHAVVSLGAAHEDYSENGLGSRSIFALKQFNSSIRCLTESRSPRHADRWRALIVGTISTYVCTIKGLHDQTRIHLQAVCSLLRELQSKTLKKGKLQETTVLLIPVSVAPIQSILTNLELLTNALENGGMTGNPALLSQNKVLNAWRSYTAPQSSLRLSPEDVDQAYRAAESLMSGLVLFSQEHAKQLLDVQTGKSGLEGLSMLATRQEAHTRCFNEIKKAISMFQHEIARSSGRTTQLEAHTILPLHLYHTSNRLLFIQDPDEPDLDNRQLALPSLYTTVVNLAEQIMNLDPSKTRKVSYTQQLFLVAHSGIGQSTRQRAVSLLRRPRLEGGWDSLISASLAEAIMDREKEAAFEYKVEQGLKTETVGTRGEDSDPMFRIFNITFAFTEGRKARVVLRTWWEKLNNIAGQARVIQCIGWKYYFTYIVFLIAFLVIAYFFYLETKGRTLEQMTHIFDGEDAETEPLGDKVKVMSVELERKSG; encoded by the exons ATGGCTACACTTCCCCACCACCTTCTACGtcagcagcctcttcctcttcatcc CCCAGCCGCTGATCTCAAGCTTATCCTACCCCGTCAAAACCCCGAGGAAGTACGCAGCTACAACTACTTCATCCAAGTCACAGCTCCGTCCCTCTCTGGTGCTTTCTACGCCGACTTCTGGCTTGTTGAGGTCCCGAGGGTCTGTCTATTCGATGCGGCCATTTGGCATGCCGTTGTCAGCCTCGGTGCTGCTCATGAGGACTATTCAGAAAACGGTCTGGGGTCGCGGAGCATCTTTGCACTCAAGCAGTTCAACTCGTCTATCCGCTGTCTCACCGAATCGCGATCACCTAGACATGCAGACCGGTGGAGGGCGCTTATTGTCGGTACCATCTCCACATATGTATGTACTATCAAAGGGCTTCACGATCAGACGCGGATACATCTCCAGGCTGTATGCAGCCTCCTTCGCGAGCTCCAGTCCAAAACTTTAAAGAAGGGCAAACTCCAGGAGACTACGGTTCTATTAATTCCGGTATCAGTTGCACCGATACAGTCTATTCTGACCAATCTTGAGCTACTCACAAATGCACTCGAAAATGGCGGCATGACCGGTAATCCGGCTCTTCTCTCCCAGAACAAGGTGCTCAACGCATGGCGATCCTACACAGCACCTCAGTCCTCGCTCCGTCTATCTCCAGAAGACGTTGATCAAGCCTATCGTGCTGCAGAGTCATTGATGAGTGGCTTAGTCCTGTTCTCCCAAGAGCATGCCAAGCAGCTTCTGGATGTTCAGACTGGCAAGTCGGGACTAGAAGGGCTGTCAATGCTGGCCACCCGGCAGGAGGCGCATACACGATGCTTCAACGAGATTAAGAAAGCAATCAGTATGTTCCAGCATGAAATCGCCAGAAGCTCAGGACGTACGACTCAACTGGAAGCGCATACTATTCTCCCATTGCACCTCTACCATACTTCCAATCGTCTTCTCTTTATTCAAGACCCTGATGAGCCCGACTTAGATAATCGTCAGCTTGCCCTGCCTAGCCTGTACACTACCGTCGTTAACCTCGCTGAGCAAATTATGAATCTTGACCCTAGCAAGACTCGCAAAGTATCCTACACTCAGCAGCTCTTTCTGGTGGCTCACAGCGGCATCGGACAGTCAACTCGCCAACGCGCTGTAAGCCTGCTTCGGCGTCCTCGGCTGGAGGGAGGCTGGGATAGTCTTATCTCTGCGAGTCTTGCCGAGGCAATTATGGacagagagaaagaggcgGCGTTCGAATACAAGGTGGAGCAAGGCTTGAAAACTGAGACTGTAGGGACTAGGGGAGAGGATAGCGATCCAATGTTTCGTATATTCAATATTACGTTTGCTTTTACGGAGGGAAGAAAGGCACGTGTTGTTCTACGGACGTGGTGGGAGAAACTCAACAACATTGCTGGTCAGGCGAGAGTGATACAGTG CATTGGTTGGAAGTACTACTTCACTTACATAGTCTTCCTCATCGCCTTTCTGGTCATTGCCTACTTCTTCTACCTTGAGACCAAGGGTCGTACCCTGGAGCAGATGACACACATCTTTGATGGAGAAGACGCTGAAACTGAGCCTTTGGgagacaaggtcaaggttaTGTCGGTTGAGCTGGAGCGCAAGAGTGGATGA
- the TRI1 gene encoding cytochrome P450 monooxygenase: protein MAVMSIIDRMPDVRVDMLAYLSLFVILTLAVRSYLTPKPSAPLLNPKRWYEFTSSRAVTEVLHTTRSILEDWFAKNPTKPMRLTCDLGDITFLPPSMADEIKRDPRLSFIKAANDSAFHVDIPGFEPYREGGRHEAALIKDVVHGNLKKTLNHITIPLAQETQMAVEEYLGSNQNWHKVPLRATMIPLITRISTRVLLGEDLCRNEKWLEISSTYAATSSEVAGRLRRWPRAMRYIVSMLSSECSALRTQVKDANDLINSVLERRRSDEKGTSYNDSLEWFEKTAREPYDPAGTQLFLSAVSIHTTADLLCSALEDIAAHPEIIEPLQKEIREVIKQEGWNTKAVYKMFLLDSALKETQRLRPVQIASMMREALEDITLEDGTFIPKGHQLAVSCHNMRDEKIYPNAEQWDGYRFYREREQSAREDSVQLSSTSLEHMGFGYGKHACPGRFFAAKEVKIVMMFLLLNYEWRMPKDSKPNPVSCCTTWVTDPTFKIEARRKAKDDPALEIPL from the exons ATGGCTGTCATGAGTATCATCGACCGCATGCCGGATGTCCGGGTCGACATGCTGGCATATTTATCTTTGTTTGTCATCTTGACACTGGCTGTACGAAGCTACTTGACCCCGAAACCAAGTGCGCCTTTGCTTAACCCCAAGCGCTGGTACGAGTTTACAAGCTCCCGCGCCGTGACGGAAGTTCTTCATACCACACGCTCAATCCTCGAAGACTGGtttgccaagaacccaacGAAACCCATGCGCCTGACATGCGATTTGGGAGATATTACCTTTCTGCCCCCGTCAATGGCTGACGAGATCAAAAGAGATCCACGTCTCAGCTTCATCAAGGCAGCGAACGATTCG GCTTTCCATGTTGATATTCCTGGTTTCGAGCCATACCGCGAAGGTGGAAGACATGAGGCTGCTCTAATCAAAGACGTTGTTCACGGAAACTTGAAGAAAACATTGA ACCATATTACGATTCCATTGGCTCAAGAAACCCAAATGGCTGTTGAAGAATACCTCGGTAGCAACCAGA ACTGGCACAAAGTTCCGTTAAGAGCCACAATGATCCCTTTAATCACCAGGATTTCAACCCGTGTCTTGCTGGGTGAGGATCTGTGTCGAAACGAAAAGTGGTTGGAAATTTCTTCGACCTATGCTGCCACTAGTTCTGAGGTCGCCGGTCGCCTACGCCGATGGCCCAGGGCTATGCGTTATATCGTTTCAATGCTCTCTTCCGAATGTTCAGCTTTGAGAACCCAGGTCAAAGATGCCAACGATTTAATCAACTCCGTTCTTGAGCGACGTCGATCAGATGAGAAAGGCACTTCATATAACGATTCTTTAGAGTGGTTTGAGAAAACTGCGAGAGAACCATACGACCCAGCTGGCACACAGCTATTCCTTTCTGCTGTTTCAATCCACACCACAGCTGATCTGCTATGTTCGGCTTTGGAAGATATCGCCGCTCATCCTGAAATCATTGAACCACTTCAAAAGGAGATCAGGGAAGTTATCAAACAGGAGGGATGGAATACCAAAGCTGTATACAAGATGTTCCTTCTCGACAGTGCGCTTAAAGAGACTCAGCGACTGAGACCTGTTCAAATTG CCTCGATGATGCGGGAAGCGTTGGAGGACATCACTCTCGAAGATGGCACTTTTATCCCCAAAGGTCATCAACTTGCCGTCTCGTGTCACAACATGCGCGATGAGAAGATCTACCCGAATGCGGAACAATGGGATGGTTACCGATTCTATCGTGAGAGAGAACAGTCCGCCAGGGAGGATTCTGTCCAACTATCCTCGACAAGTCTGGAACACATGGGCTTTGGGTACGGAAAGCACGCCTGTCCTGGTCGTTTCTTTGCTGCCAAGGAAGTCAAGATCGTCATGATGTTTCTTTTGCTCAACTATGAGTGGAGAATGCCCAAAGATTCGAAGCCAAACCCCGTCAGCTGCTGTACAACATGGGTTACGGATCCAACTTTCAAGATTGAGGCGCGCAGAAAGGCCAAAGACGACCCTGCTCTGGAAATACCTCTCTAG
- a CDS encoding hypothetical protein (SECRETED:SignalP(1-19)): protein MRVLLFAVGLFAANVVVEAGVCKPAHTTASHSDAVLSIESSATSASTTLTETLGLSTTETVSLESTETSASGSTLATTTTEILSTSVTEAPSATTTAEASTTVSSSTGPVATPGSIVGTGPVAGITLQGDDTRFVALSFGPQTLIFNLVNGKLATGSNNNYLCLSYRDTDVLGPLVLCPFDNFTNAPLNCQQSTDGTLACTAPNGSCTSTGTCRRPNNGAPYSQFYVNDAQEGFFGPASGDFTGYTAINPVLVN, encoded by the exons ATGCGTGTCTTACTCTTCGCCGTTGGCCTTTTTGCGGCTAATGTTGTTGTCGAAGCTGGCGTGTGCAAACCTGCAC ACACGACTGCCTCTCATTCAGACGCCGTCTTAAGCATTGAATCATCGGCTACTTCCGCTTCTACCACCCTCACTGAAACGCTTGGTCTCTCCACAACTGAGACTGTCAGCCTCGAGTCTACTGAAACCTCGGCATCTGGTTCCACACTGGCTACAACCACGACTGAAATTCTTTCTACCTCTGTCACTGAGGCACCATCAGCCACAACCACTGCAGAAGCTTCAACTACCGTTTCCTCGTCGACAGGTCCTGTTGCGACACCTGGCTCTATCGTTGGTACTGGACCGGTTGCTGGCATTACTCTACAGGGAGATGATACACGATTCGTTGCTCTATCTTTCGGACCTCAAACCTTGATATTCAACCTTGTCAACGGCAAGCTCGCCACaggcagcaacaacaatTACCTTTGCTTGTCGTACAGGGATACGGATGTTCTTGGACCACTTGTTCTGTGCCCATTCGATAACTTCACAAATGCTCCTTTGAACTGCCAGCAGTCAACTGACGGAACGCTAGCTTGTACTGCGCCTAATGGCTCTTGCACTTCGACGGGCACATGCAGACGACCTAACAATGGAGCTCCATATTCCCAATTCTATGTTAATGATGCTCAGGAGGGCTTTTTCGGCCCTGCCTCTGGAGACTTCACTGGTTATACTGCAATTAACCCTGTTCTCGTTAACTAA
- a CDS encoding hypothetical protein (TransMembrane:12 (i53-72o110-130i137-155o161-183i195-218o224-247i316-333o353-375i380-398o410-433i453-469o481-497i)) → MGKETLDASVSHAESYDVEARVPSKGVHDTTDQARLGAEAEHNLPPLQAVRKYPWTVFWCLVVSMCVVMEGYDTNLLSNFYAYPAFAKKYGHWNEETNNYQLSAPWQAGLGNGAGIGAFFGTLLNGMLVTKFGHIRVLIASLIALTAFIFITFFAPNTTVLLVGQLLCGLPWGVFATTAPAYASEVLPMSLRVYMTSWTNMCFIIGQLISAGVMAGLVNTPAPWAYRIPFALQWFWPVVLIPILCFAPDTPWHLIRIGDHDKALKNLQRLRPSATDDELRDTLGLIIYTNNLEEKLSVGTSYRDCFQGFELRRTEIAIVCFAGQILSGLYFAYNSTYFFQQVGLDSTTTYHLNVGGNGMALFATILSWICVMPYVGRRTAYLYGMFTMGVILFIIGILNTRTENDKIGMAQAVLTLVWTFVFQLSAGQLGWALPAEIGSTRLRQKTICLARNGYAIMAVIAGVLQPYFMNPTEWNLKGYTGFVWGTTAFLVFVWGYFRLPETRNRTFEELDVMFAKGVSARKFSSYQVDSFDEAHDAVKQSERKA, encoded by the coding sequence ATGGGCAAGGAAACCCTTGATGCATCGGTCTCACACGCCGAGAGCTACGATGTCGAAGCCCGAGTTCCCAGCAAGGGAGTTCACGATACCACTGACCAGGCACGTCTTGGTGCCGAAGCCGAACACAACCTCCCTCCTCTTCAAGCCGTCCGAAAATACCCATGGACTGTGTTTTGGTGTCTCGTCGTTTCCATGTGTGTTGTGATGGAAGGATACGATACCAATTTACTTTCCAACTTCTACGCCTACCCTGCTTTCGCAAAGAAGTACGGTCACTGGAATGAAGAGACGAACAACTACCAGCTTTCTGCTCCCTGGCAGGCTGGTCTGGGTAACGGTGCAGGTATTGGTGCCTTTTTCGGTACATTGCTCAATGGAATGCTTGTCACCAAGTTTGGTCACATCAGAGTTCTCATTGCTTCATTGATCGCCCTTACCGCCTTCATCTTCATTACCTTCTTCGCACCCAACACCACAGTGCTTCTCGTCGGTCAGCTTCTCTGCGGTCTGCCTTGGGGAGTTTTCGCTACCACTGCCCCTGCGTATGCCTCAGAGGTCCTTCCCATGTCTCTTCGCGTCTACATGACTAGTTGGACCAACATGTGCTTCATCATTGGCCAGCTCATCTCAGCTGGAGTTATGGCTGGTCTTGTCAACACACCGGCACCCTGGGCCTACCGAATCCCTTTTGCCCTACAATGGTTCTGGCCTGTTGTCCTCATCCCAATCCTCTGCTTCGCTCCCGATACACCCTGGCATCTGATTCGAATCGGAGACCACGACAAGGCCCTCAAGAACCTCCAACGCCTCCGACCCAGCGCCACCGACGACGAACTCCGAGACACTCTCGGTCTCATCATCTATACCAACAACCTCGAAGAGAAGCTGTCAGTTGGTACTTCATACAGGGATTGTTTCCAGGGCTTTGAGCTTCGACGAACCGAGATCGCGATTGTTTGTTTTGCCGGTCAGATTTTATCTGGTCTGTACTTTGCATACAACTCTACATACTTTTTCCAACAAGTTGGACTTGACTCCACTACTACCTACCATCTCAATGTTGGTGGTAACGGAATGGCTCTGTTCGCTACCATTTTGTCATGGATCTGTGTCATGCCATATGTCGGACGACGTACAGCCTACCTTTATGGTATGTTTACCATGGGCGTTattctcttcatcattggAATCCTCAATACCCGCACCGAGAACGACAAGATTGGCATGGCTCAAGCTGTCTTAACACTCGTTTGGACATTCGTCTTTCAGCTCTCGGCTGGTCAACTCGGTTGGGCTCTTCCAGCTGAGATCGGTTCCACACGACTTCGTCAGAAGACTATCTGCTTGGCCCGTAACGGTTATGCTATCATGGCTGTTATTGCTGGTGTCCTTCAACCCTACTTTATGAACCCTACTGAGTGGAACCTCAAGGGTTACACCGGTTTTGTATGGGGTACTACCGCATTCCTGGTCTTCGTTTGGGGCTACTTCCGCCTTCCGGAAACCCGCAACCGAACCTTTGAGGAGCTCGATGTTATGTTTGCCAAGGGTGTTTCTGCGCGCAAGTTCAGTTCTTATCAGGTTGATTCGTTTGACGAGGCACATGATGCGGTGAAGCAGTCTGAACGAAAGGCTTAG
- a CDS encoding hypothetical protein (TransMembrane:4 (o80-100i112-134o154-175i187-207o)), producing MTDNIKKIVPVPAEQIDVEVGQSEGLQSTAYNAALKLAAAHEGDEVDLAAEKELIKKLTVMISHGAIFGLREDLDLTQGLRYSNCTMIFFCGFIIGCYPLSILGQKLPAAKVCAGICFFWGAVVLSTPACTSYGGFMTNRFFLGLIESGVSPVFMLVTSKCGAVNLVSPLINYGLGSINGIITGWHILYIFAGSITILWSLVIYALFPDSPVYLWQRSHTYKGLSEFIDIQLQTVHI from the exons ATGACGGACAACATTAAAAAAATTGTCCCGGTCCCAGCAGAACAAATCGACGTCGAGGTTGGTCAATCTGAAGGACTCCAGTCAACTGCTTACAATGCTGCTCTGAAGCTTGCCGCCGCCCACGAAGGTGATGAAGTAGACctggctgctgagaaggaatTAATCAAGAAGTTGACTG TCATGATCAGTCACGGTGCCATCTTTGGACTGAGAGAAGATCTGGATCTCACCCAAGGGCTACGATACTCGAACTGTACCATGATCTTTTTCTGTGGTTTCATTATTGGCTGCTATCCC CTCTCTATTCTCGGCCAAAAACTCCCTGCTGCTAAGGTTTGTGCCGGTATCTGCTTCTTCTGGGGTGCAGTGGTGTTGTCTACGCCTGCCTGCACTTCGTACGGAGGATTCATGACGAACCGATTCTTCCTTGGTCTCATTGAGTCAGGCGTTTCCCCTGTCTTTATGCTGGTCACATCGAAGTG CGGTGCCGTCAACCTTGTCTCACCACTCATCAACtatggccttggcagcatcAATGGTATCATCACGGGATGGCATATCCTCTACATCTTTGCAGGCTCTATCACCATTCTGTGGTCGTTGGTCATTTATGCACTCTTCCCAGATTCGCCAGTATATCTGTGGCAGAGGTCACATACGTATAAAGGGTTAAGCGAGTTCATCGACATTCAATTGCAAACAGTACATATCTAA
- a CDS encoding hypothetical protein (SECRETED:SignalP(1-17)~TransMembrane:1 (n3-12c17/18o732-750i)): MRLSSFLLAACASSAFGQFNQNFKRFTNTSIPTTTTSSFVPTSLDTSASTTGSPAPSTAPVSLGTAQLGVGASYTTALDGSAAVSLFIRNGVATFRLVPFLASFANLRVFVVFSILVRPPRAGLKRQVFEGCSLEVQLDGQTIYNEVMSDTGGSEVGQRSNPVRLNAEGRPDLQYVLTCGSDAVEVVVSHLSFEQASDDAETTPIAPLPTGTETPGGTITNTEGFTTNSDGETVFPTGTNSAGFTTNSNGETIVPSGTYSAGFTTNSNGETIFPTGTNSAGFTTNSNGETVFPPSTNSAGFTTNSNGETIFPTETATGTEDQSSAPTATSPAGFPDFIDAFTLFGCVSSNDGFPTFELAESDTSMDLDQCSTLCQGRAYFGVYDTDCYCGDEIDGEETARVGLDSCDIECPGDVSQFCGGDSSRLRMHRRQTIPSNRLLTVYVSAGGQTDIVTNEVTRTVTDQSTFVTTFATTVVGPVTTATERVVYVFVEANCGACNGQWVYIPEVCDCQGGFQYVPYYCFGGSCSGKTVYKSQECHDWWNHKDFYVPVDCEECSGGEILYKPWENSWGTPENCKPEEIPACEGLKCPPIYPTKNIGQNGGGSSDHSGSSHPGMHNGGSDSGSNGDSNGSSTGGSTGGSNGGSRYDNQSQGMNDKGSNGDIPGCTGDDCTEPYGNESNSKPNSSHESSGGNSYAEPAPGSNPTGSAEGSDSYSKPALSGNPTDVPVIISSASKQFASIFVFLAAFLLTLF, from the exons ATGCGTTTGTCCTCATTCCTCCTCGCGGCATGTGCCTCGAGTGCATTTGGGCAGTTTAACCAGAATTTCAAGAGATTTACAAACACCAGTATTCCTACCACTACGACTTCTTCCTTTGTTCCTACTTCACTTGACACAAGTGCTAGTACGACTGGTAGCCCTGCTCCGTCTACTGCGCCTGTCTCTCTTGGAACAGCCCAGCTTGGTGTAGGTGCTAGTTACACCACTGCACTTGATGGTTCGGCGGCAGT CTCTCTCTTCATCCGAAATGGAGTCGCTACATTCAGACTTGTGCCCTTCCTAGCTTCTTTCGCAAACCTTCGTGTCTTTGTCGTCTTCAGTATCCTCGTCAGGCCTCCTCGCGCAGGTCTTAAGCGTCAAGTGTTCGAAGGGTGCAGCCTCGAAGTTCAGTTGGATGGCCAAACCATCTACAATGAAGTAATGAGCGACACGGGCGGATCAGAGGTCGGACAGAGAAGCAACCCTGTCAGGCTCAACGCCGAAGGTCGACCTGATCTCCAATACGTCCTGACTTGTGGCTCCGATgctgttgaggttgttgtTTCTCATCTGTCTTTTGAACAAGCTAGCGACGATGCAGAGACCACACCCATTGCGCCCCTCCCAACGGGTACTGAAACTCCAGGTGGCACAATCACCAACACTGAGGGATTTACTACCAATTCTGATGGAGAGACTGTATTCCCTACGGGAACTAACTCCGCTGGCTTCACTACCAACTCCAATGGCGAGACTATTGTCCCTAGCGGAACCTACTCTGCTGGCTTCACCACCAACTCCAACGGCGAGACTATCTTCCCTACTGGAACCAACTCTGCCGGTTTCACTACAAACTCGAACGGAGAGACTGTCTTTCCTCCTAGCACCAACTCTGCCGGCTTTACCACAAACTCTAACGGCGAGACCATCTTTCCCACTGAAACCGCAACTGGCACTGAGGATCAATCTTCGGCTCCAACCGCTACCTCTCCCGCTGGTTTCCCTGACTTCATTGATGCTTTCACCCTCTTTGGCTGTGTCAGTTCTAATGATGGCTTCCCGACTTTCGAACTTGCTGAATCGGATACCTCTATGGACCTGGACCAGTGCTCTACTCTCTGCCAAGGTCGAGCCTACTTTGGCGTCTATGATAC TGACTGCTACTGTGGTGACGAGATTGATGGCGAGGAAACTGCCCGCGTTGGGCTCGATTCATGTGATATCGAGTGTCCCGGCGATGTCTCTCAATTCTGCGGCGGTGACTCTTCACGTCTCAGGATGCACCGTCGCCAGACAATTCCTTCCAATCGCCTTCTCACGGTTTATGTTTCTGCTGGTGGCCAAACTGATATTGTCACCAACGAAGTCACTCGAACCGTCACTGATCAGTCAACCTTTGTTACTACCTTTGCCACTACAGTCGTTGGACCAGTCACCACCGCTACTGAGCGGGTGGTGTACGTATTTGTTGAGGCCAACTGCGGCGCCTGTAACGGTCAGTGGGTCTATATCCCTGAGGTTTGTGACTGCCAGGGCGGCTTCCAGTATGTTCCCTACTACTGCTTCGGAGGCAGCTGCTCTGGAAAGACTGTGTACAAGTCTCAGGAGTGTCACGATTGGTGGAACCACAAGGACTTCTATGTCCCAGTAGACTGCGAGGAATGCTCCGGTGGAGAGATCCTTTACAAGCCATGGGAGAATTCTTGGGGTACGCCTGAGAACTGCAAGCCTGAGGAGATTCCTGCCTGTGAGGGACTCAAGTGTCCACCTATCTACCCCACCAAGAACATAGGTCAGAACGGTGGTGGTAGCAGTGATCACAGTGGCAGCTCCCACCCTGGTATGCACAATGGAGGTTCCGACAGTGGTTCCAACGGCGATTCCAACGGCAGTTCCACTGGTGGTTCCACTGGTGGCTCCAATGGTGGCTCCAGATATGATAATCAGAGCCAGGGCATGAACGACAAGGGTTCAAATGGCGATATCCCCGGATGCACTGGTGATGACTGCACAGAACCCTATGGTAACGAATCTAACTCCAAGCCCAATAGTTCCCATGAGTCTAGTGGAGGTAATAGCTACGCTGAGCCTGCACCTGGAAGCAACCCTACTGGATCAGCTGAGGGCAGTGACTCTTACAGTAAGCCTGCACTTAGCGGTAACCCTACTGATGTACCTGTTATTATTAGCAGTGCTAGCAAGCAGTTTGCTAGTATTTTTGTTTTCCTAGCTGCTTTTCTTTTGACTCtcttttaa